A region from the Mycolicibacterium litorale genome encodes:
- a CDS encoding leucyl aminopeptidase: protein MSSDPGYQAPVVTVSSSIPRRGVGETVLVVPVVTRDDAAAVLASAPFLADDAITEIETGLAALGATGGEGQIHRLVVASLPVASVLTIGLGKDRDEWPADTVRRMAGNAARSLDKVGAVLTTLSALDLEAAIEGLILGSYRFTEFRSAKTAPKDGGLRAITALSQESKSRARDAARRATDIATAVATARDFVNTPPSHLYPDEFARRAKALGEAAGLSVEILDDKALAKNGYGGIVGVGKGSSRPPRLVRLTHKGAKRKGKTVALVGKGITFDTGGISIKPAANMHHMTSDMGGAAAVIATVVLAAKQNLPLDVIATVPMAENMPSATAQRPGDVLTQYGGTTVEVLNTDAEGRLILADAIVRACEDNPDYLIETSTLTGAQTVALGARTPGVMGSDAFRDRVAALSQQVGENAWAMPLPEELKDDLKSTVADLANVSGSRYAGMLVAGTYLREFVADGVEWAHIDVAAPAYNSGGPWGYTPKGGTGVPTRTMFAVLEDISRAG, encoded by the coding sequence GTGAGCTCCGATCCCGGCTACCAGGCCCCAGTCGTCACCGTCAGTTCCTCCATACCGCGCCGCGGTGTGGGCGAGACCGTGCTGGTCGTGCCCGTCGTCACGCGCGACGATGCCGCGGCGGTGCTCGCCTCGGCACCGTTCCTCGCCGATGACGCGATCACCGAGATCGAGACCGGGCTGGCAGCGCTCGGCGCGACCGGCGGTGAAGGCCAGATCCACCGCCTGGTGGTGGCCTCGCTGCCGGTGGCCAGCGTGCTGACCATCGGCCTGGGCAAGGACCGCGACGAGTGGCCCGCCGACACCGTGCGCCGGATGGCCGGCAACGCGGCCCGGTCGCTCGACAAGGTGGGCGCGGTGCTCACCACGCTGTCGGCACTCGACCTCGAGGCGGCGATCGAGGGGCTCATCCTCGGTTCCTACCGCTTCACCGAGTTCCGCAGCGCCAAGACGGCCCCGAAGGACGGCGGGCTGCGCGCAATCACCGCGCTGTCGCAGGAGTCCAAGAGCCGCGCCCGCGACGCCGCGCGGCGCGCCACCGACATCGCGACGGCCGTCGCGACCGCCCGGGATTTCGTGAACACCCCGCCCAGCCACCTCTACCCCGACGAATTCGCCCGCCGCGCAAAGGCATTGGGTGAAGCGGCCGGGCTGAGCGTCGAGATCCTCGACGACAAGGCGCTGGCGAAGAACGGGTACGGCGGCATCGTCGGCGTCGGTAAGGGGTCGTCACGGCCGCCGCGGCTGGTTCGCCTGACCCACAAGGGCGCCAAGCGGAAAGGCAAGACGGTCGCGCTCGTCGGCAAGGGCATCACGTTCGACACCGGCGGCATCTCCATCAAGCCGGCCGCCAACATGCACCACATGACCTCCGACATGGGCGGTGCCGCCGCGGTCATCGCCACCGTCGTGCTGGCCGCCAAACAGAACTTGCCGCTCGACGTGATCGCCACCGTGCCGATGGCCGAGAACATGCCGTCGGCGACTGCGCAGCGGCCCGGCGACGTGCTCACCCAGTACGGCGGCACCACTGTCGAGGTGCTCAACACCGACGCCGAGGGCCGGTTGATCCTGGCCGACGCGATCGTGCGGGCGTGCGAGGACAACCCCGACTATCTGATCGAGACGTCGACGCTGACCGGCGCGCAGACCGTCGCGCTCGGTGCGCGCACCCCGGGTGTGATGGGCAGCGACGCGTTCCGTGACCGGGTGGCGGCGCTGTCGCAGCAGGTCGGCGAGAACGCGTGGGCGATGCCGCTGCCCGAGGAACTCAAGGACGACCTCAAGTCGACGGTGGCCGATCTGGCGAATGTCAGCGGCTCGCGGTACGCGGGCATGCTGGTCGCGGGCACCTATCTGCGCGAGTTCGTCGCCGACGGCGTCGAGTGGGCGCACATCGACGTGGCGGCCCCGGCGTACAACTCCGGCGGTCCGTGGGGTTACACGCCCAAGGGCGGCACCGGGGTGCCGACGCGGACGATGTTCGCGGTCCTCGAGGACATCTCGAGGGCAGGCTAG